Proteins encoded together in one uncultured Desulfobacter sp. window:
- a CDS encoding AEC family transporter: MFFQWFSIFFNVVTPVFALILTAYLLGNKLEIHSRSLSRTSYYLLVPAFVFNVLSQVKIDAATAFRMMVGIGLVYMITGLLGWGLARGMGLSKEIATAFLMTCIFGNVGNYGLALTKFCFGPEAMESATIYMLTTNTFSFFCCVMAVGWLKGGSTGALKKLIKTPAITIVPLALIFPMADIDPPIMVQRIAGLLGDAMIPVLLLALGLQLKEAGKLNFGKDVFLASLIRLIAGPAIAIVVIPLVGISGIEASAGILQSAMPSAVLTAIIAMENDVAPAFVTSVICISTLLSLVTLTVVMSFF; this comes from the coding sequence ATGTTTTTCCAGTGGTTTTCCATTTTTTTTAATGTTGTCACCCCGGTATTTGCCCTAATATTGACCGCCTATCTTCTTGGGAACAAGCTCGAGATTCATAGCCGGTCTCTTTCACGCACAAGCTATTATCTGCTTGTGCCGGCTTTTGTCTTTAATGTGCTCAGTCAAGTTAAGATTGATGCCGCTACCGCATTCAGAATGATGGTCGGTATTGGACTGGTCTATATGATTACAGGGCTTTTGGGTTGGGGGTTGGCAAGGGGCATGGGGCTCAGTAAAGAGATCGCAACAGCTTTTTTGATGACCTGTATTTTCGGAAATGTTGGAAACTATGGCCTGGCCTTGACAAAATTTTGTTTCGGTCCTGAGGCCATGGAAAGCGCAACCATCTATATGCTTACGACCAATACCTTTTCTTTTTTTTGCTGTGTCATGGCTGTAGGCTGGTTGAAAGGCGGTAGCACAGGCGCATTGAAAAAACTTATTAAAACGCCGGCTATTACTATTGTACCATTGGCCTTGATTTTTCCCATGGCAGATATTGACCCTCCGATTATGGTTCAGCGTATTGCAGGGTTGCTTGGAGATGCCATGATTCCCGTGCTGCTGCTGGCATTGGGACTGCAACTCAAAGAGGCCGGAAAACTGAATTTTGGCAAAGATGTCTTTCTGGCAAGTCTGATTCGTTTGATTGCAGGGCCTGCCATTGCCATTGTCGTGATTCCCCTGGTGGGCATTTCCGGTATTGAAGCCTCTGCCGGTATTCTTCAATCAGCCATGCCTTCGGCCGTACTTACGGCTATCATTGCCATGGAAAATGATGTGGCCCCAGCTTTTGTTACTTCTGTTATCTGCATTTCGACCTTACTTAGTCTTGTTACATTGACCGTGGTCATGTCTTTTTTTTAA